The genomic interval GCAGACCTCATGTCTGCTGTGTAGACAACAGGCAAGCACCGGATCGCTGATCCTTGTTAAATCTCACCCCGGGATGGATGACCCTTTTCTAATCCGAAATCCATAGATCTCTATGGAAATCAGCTCACCGTCCCGATGGAGTGTATGTTTCCATGCCCACGGTGTTCAAGGTCCCCAAGTCCATCTGTCTGGTGTCACTTGGATTGCTATGACATCCTGAAGGAAAAGCTATACTGCTGGCGAGAAGCCAACTTTCGAAGATCTGCAAAGGTTCGCAGTTGCGGTTAGACCCCTTTATAAGCCCCAAAATAGAGACAGCATTGATACTGCATCAACTCGAGAAGGGTTGCTATGTTGCCCGACAAGTGATATATTAGAGAATGGGTTCAGCCAGGAGTTGTTTATGCAGTTGCCAATGGAGATCCAGACCATGATTTTGGAGTTCCTTGGTCCATGCTGGTATTTAATTGTGCTTGGGGAGACCCGTCGTCTGCTTGAGCAAATGCGAAATGATCATCCAAATCGGTGTGAACGGCTTAACTTGGCGAAGGAGCTGTATATTGGCAGGACAAAAATACCAGGGAAAGTCCTATATCTCCACAATCAGCAACATGCCACTTGAATTGCCAAGTACATATGATCAGCAGCACATAAAGCCACCGACTTATACCAAGAGGATAATCTTATCTATTGACCACATGGGTATTCGTCGACTACAATTTCTGGAGCGAGATTCAAAGCCATTGTCGGATGGTGCCCCATGGTATGAGTTTCTCGAGACCACAGATTCTGACGTGGATGCGTCTATTAGCTGGGATGTAAGTCTGTCCTGCTAATAGCCAGCGTATATCAGCTAAAGTGGACAGGGGCTTTTTGTCAGGAAGATCAGCGTCTTTGCAGCGGCTTTGGAAAGTACTCGGAAAATCTGGAGCTTTCCAGAGTTACCGAATCTCAACCCGTGGAATATCCATAATGTTCACGGCAACCGCCGTTTGAATCATGTGAAACTTGACGCTAAGGTTCGTGGTCTTATAGTCTGTTGCTCTCGCGGTAATGCAAATGGGATCTACGGCTTCACAGGTATATCAAAGGCATTCGAATCATTCGTTGAGTTGATGAACCAACGCGCCCAAAATAGCCAAACGTATTGGATTTATTTTCCGATTAATAATGGCGAGCTCATTACAGCAGCTTGGATTCGGAAATTTAAAGATTGCAATTCATTGGCTTGGCCCCCTGCGTTGGCTGTAAGTTGATTTCGTTCAAATCCAAGGCCTTCTGCTTATCGAACAGTTCAAAACCTCTTTAGGAAGGGACGTCATATTCGGGACCCACCCGCCGATTGATCTGAATCATGTCTACGAGTACCAGCCCCTTGTCAAAGATGGCGACGGTGCTATATCAGGAATAGTCCATAATGGACTAGATCCAGAATCTAAGCGTATTACGGAGATCGGAGTAACTTGCAATCCTGGGTGCCAAGTTGAGGCCCCAGGGCAAGAACCCCAGTTTGGGCATTATAAATGCCCCGAGATACGTGGAAGAAGTACGTCAATAACTACCTGGTACATGACAAAGGCCCCGCTTGAAGGCCTCTATAAAGTACGTGTCTGTAGGGATCTAAAAAAGCCACATCGTCCATGTATTGGCCTCCTGTTGTATTATACGAAAGAGCGCGTTGAATCACTGGGACAGGTTCGCTGGGACCGTGACCTCACGTACGACGTTCTTGCACCCATCAATCTCGAAATAGGTAACATAAATGGGAAGGATTACATCAAGGGCGTTCAGAGAGACACAGCCTGCACTCAGCTGGATTCTGAAGTTGGTGTATGGCAGAAAATACCCCAGCATGGGACCCTTGTTTGGTGGTTCGGCAATCTTGGGGACAAGGTTGCTTTATATAACGATCCAGTGAGCTGAGTGTTCAAGAATATAGCATTCAGAATCTCTAACTCTGTATACTATTGATTGTCTCCGTCTTAATTAACATCCAATATTCTCACGGGCCCTCCAAACATGAACAGTGTCACAAGCTCTAGTTGCTCAGCGTATAAGGCTTAACGTTTCTCATCAGATTGGCTGCTTTGAGATGCCTTGCCTCGGATTAGTGAAGCTCGATGTAGTCACCCCGTTCTGCGAGGCTTTCAGGACCAAAAAGGGCTGTAAGGTAATCCATCCCACGTTCGTACTTCCATGCTCTCCCTTTCGTACCGAAAGAAGTGATGGCGTACACGAACTCCAGCTCCGCGTTTTCCGGTTTCCCATGCAAGCCTCTATCGCTTGATGCTCGgcctcttcaacatcctgaGGTGTTGCATCCCCCGCCTCTGCCTCGTGGAAGGCGAGAATCGCAACTCTATGGGCTCCGGCCAGATACTTGATCGTGATACCTACCCGTCGACGACCACTGCCTTCCGGAGGAGACTCTGACATGACCACCCAATCCTTCTCCCAGAAAATATGCTTGGTCCATAGCTGGGGTCCAGACGGCAACGACCCTCCATTCATTTGTTGGGTTTCTCTGGGCGTCTTCCCATAACGCGAGCAACATATCGTCGGTGATAAGAGACATTGTGGATCCTGCAATGGTCAGTATGGGAAAGCGAACATGTCCTGTTGTATGGTGTGGTGGTTGCACATGCCTGGAATCAAATGCCAAATGCTTTCAAGGGGTAATGGCCTGAGGGTTTGAACGAATCTAGAGCTAAGCTCAGACAAACAGTGTGAAAATCTGCCCGGGAGCTTGCTAATGATGCGTGGTGATGGAGTAAATTTCAACACAGAAGAACGGTGTTCATTTATCGGTTCACAACCCAACACGCTTTGACCTCTCTCACCTGCATCGTGAGTCGTCACGGAGCCTCATATAGCCATTGGGAAATGTGCTGATCTGCCGCCTGTGCGAAATCAGATCTCCCGTGGTTGGTAGATAAAGCCTCATTATGTTGAATGCATGGTGCTATGATGCCGCAAGGGGAAAAATGTGCGATAAGCGCTCAGGTAGCCATCCGCTGGGAGAGTTCGTTTCTGTAGACTGAACTCTCTTCTCTGATAATTGGATTGGAGGATCCCACGATGCAGCGCAAGGCTGACACCAATACATGTTGGTTGGGGGTAAAATTTAGATGAACCTGCTGGAGGAGCACCCGATACAGTGTGTCGAAACTTCCTAGGTGCTCTCCGAATACATTCTATTCCGGATCTTTCACACCGTGTACATTTCAGGTTGCCATAATTGCCAGATTGTTATAATTAGCGCTTTGCCTTACCTCCCTCACATAGCTGGAAGTAACCGGGACGTACATTTGACATGATGCTCTGTCTGGCTGAGTAGGGAATGTCTAGAACAAGCGGATGTGGAATCACATAATTCGACAGCTCTCACTGATGCGTATATGTCAGCAATTGACAAGGCAGAGTGAGTAGATTACAATAAGAGGGACTCACCAGGGGATTTGTCTCGGCGGCATAGTATAAAATTGGTGTTATGATCTCTCAATGAGAGAAGTTGTAGTTAAGTGACTGTTCTGGGAGTTCAAACGCCGATATTGACCTCCGTCGGGTGAAGCTTCGCCGGTTTACCCCGCATGGAGTTAtgtgccttttccttcacGGAGATGTTTCCCTCTTCCTATTCTCATAGGTAAAATGATCGACCTTCGTGCCATTACATATAGCTCGAATTACGACAATCAAGGACGTCTGTGCATTCCCTACACATCGGATCTGGGCCATCTGGGGTTATGTGAGATTATACATCGGTATTCCCCCGCCTCCACAGATGCCATCTCCACTTATTAGCCTACCTGGTAATGCCAGATTCATGCAGCTAAAGCAGAAAAAttaagagaaagagaaacagaaaataTGAAAAAGCCAtaagggagagaaaaagagagagggtgGAAGGTAGAGACAAGGTCAGAAAATACAATCGGCGACTTGGATTGAGCATGGACCACTGATCTCAACCGAGTTAACATGCATGCCTGATCTGAGGTTGCCATTTGCAGCAGAGAGATCGGGATCTAAGATTCCCGAATGGTACCATATCGTGATAGAACTCAAACTCAAGGAACTGAGATACCGATGGATTGCGAGGGGAATCCGGAACGAACAAGAGGTATTTGGTTCGACGCTCTGTTGGGCACCCATGCATTCCTCTGACTAGCATTGTATCAGACACATACGTTCCAAGCAGGTGGATCTCATACATGGGCATCGTCATCTTGCAGCCCATGATATGGACGAATCAACTGTATCAGAAGGGGGCCTATCCCAGTGGGGTTAATACCCTAGTCTGAGGATGGTTGCTGCACTCAGTCTTACAACGCTATTGTGTATGTTTAACTATCGTGCGAGCTGAGCCTAATCTTGCTGGAGACAGGGATTATCACaaaaataggaaaaagagTTCGCAAAGGCTGTGGGCCAATCATCGCTGAATTAGCTATGGAACCTTATCGTCAGCAAACAACTCGCTGTCAGCCTcatggtggaggaggaccCAAGCCTCCCTCCTCTTGATGTTAAGTTATTTTCTTCAAGCTGGTGGAGAATCCAGTTACAACAGTCGCCCTTGGGTGTCCTCTCTGTAGCCCAAGATACAgggtctttccttttcatcttGCGTCAGATTCGATATTAAGCGAATGACGGCCTGGCTTGCCAGACTCGAAACCATGGTCTCATTGGGCAGACAGCAGTCCAGGGCGGCGTATCAAAGACAGCCACACACCTCTCCAACACGAGGCTCAGTTTCCTTTAGGCAATGACAATAGCGAGGGGAACACTGAGGAACACAATATTTGACGATTAAAATGGAATAAAAGCATATATAGATATGCCAACCCCACTGGGTGAGATCAAATTCTTCATAGCGGGAGATCTACCTGATTTTTGATCTGATCTGCAGACCTTCTCTATGCTATAGTCGAGGAGGCCTTACCTCCGACCATTGTCTTTGTTATCATGTCTCCCTCATCGAGGGACAGGCTTCTCCCGTCCATTCAGGCGCTGTTGCACAGTTGTACCAGGGCCACTATACTAGCCTCCGAGGTGCAATTCGAGGAAGATTTAAGCACGTCGCAGGATCAAACTCTCGCCGTCCTCATCAGCTTGGATCTTGAGATAAAGCGCCTGCTCCGGCAGATCCTGCAGCCGATAAAACTGTCAATCCCCCTCTTCACGTCCGCCCTCTTGGGTTCTACCTGGGCACTTGACCTATTTGAGCGGCGGTTGCAATTGTACCGACTCTCCAGTTACGGCAGACAGTATGTCTCTAACTCGTGGACCCCACTTATTGAGACGCTACAACAATATACCATGAATCTCCAAATATTGACTGGCACTTCGGATTCGGATTCGTAAGTCACCGGGTGCGTGAATGATGCCAATTTCGTGGCTGACTTAGGTCTACGATATAGTCTTGACGCCGTTTCCGATGATCGTTCGCTTCAAAGATTGTTCGAGAGCCAAAATAACGACGTGCAACAGGAACTGGAAGCTCAAATTCGATATGAAGGGCAACAGTGGGATGGTTCTCTTGACACACCAGGCTATCTAGACGTACAGCAGGAGTACCCGCCATCCACCTATGCTACCCCACCAAGCAGTATCATTGATGGAGATATCCATGACGACCTTCCAGCCATTCCTGGACCTCCTCTCCAAGCTCCAAATCACTTATCCAAGGAACAACACTATCAAGCTGCTGCAGAGCATGGTCGGGAGAAGGAGCGTGCGAAGATCTACGAAACTCTGAAAACTGTCTGGCTACCCGAGCGTGAAGCCCCGGAAAAGCGATGGAGCCACCTGGTACGCGCAATTAAATTGGACTCCGTGGATGGCGtcaacctccttcttgatctgggtATGGATGTGAATCAAAGGTGCGAGAACAATTTGCCGTTGTGTCTGGCAGCCAAGCATGGACGTGACAGAATAGTGGAAACCCTCTTAGAACGAGGGGCGGAGATTGAGAAGCGAAGTGATTACGGCAGCACCGCGCTCCTGTCTGCGGCTGGAGCTGGCCATGTTTCTACCATCGCCCTTCTGCTGAATAGGAAAGCAAACACAGAAGCTAGAAGTACTTCGCCTTTTCATATGGGATATACACCGTTAATGAGGGCGGTGAAATCCGGCCATATGCGTGCGATCCAAGTGCTTGTCGAGGGACGTGCGTGTGTTGCGACCCAGAGTGACGCAGGGGAGTCTTTGTTACACGTTGCCCTACAGGACGGCCGTAA from Aspergillus flavus chromosome 7, complete sequence carries:
- a CDS encoding uncharacterized protein (expressed protein) produces the protein MNGGSLPSGPQLWTKHIFWEKDWVVMSESPPEGSGRRRVGITIKYLAGAHRVAILAFHEAEAGDATPQDVEEAEHQAIEACMGNRKTRSWSSCTPSLLSVRKGEHGSTNVGWITLQPFLVLKASQNGVTTSSFTNPRQGISKQPI